From one Brevundimonas sp. PAMC22021 genomic stretch:
- the folB gene encoding dihydroneopterin aldolase has product MSPQTSDGFRREALRVFVRDLRIEAGIGVYDHEHGRLQTLVIEVTLELQPQSITRLSDTINYETVAQAARAIAADGHVGLVETFADRLASACLEDERVRRATVRIDKPGALGGHASPGCEVVLSR; this is encoded by the coding sequence ATGTCCCCTCAGACCAGCGACGGCTTTCGGCGCGAAGCTCTGCGCGTCTTCGTGCGCGACCTGCGGATCGAGGCGGGCATCGGCGTCTATGATCACGAGCATGGCAGATTGCAGACGCTGGTGATCGAGGTCACTCTGGAACTGCAGCCGCAGTCGATCACGCGCCTGTCCGACACCATCAACTACGAAACCGTGGCGCAGGCCGCCCGCGCCATCGCCGCCGATGGGCATGTCGGCCTGGTGGAGACCTTTGCCGACCGGCTGGCGAGCGCGTGCCTGGAAGACGAGCGGGTGCGGCGCGCGACGGTGCGGATCGACAAGCCGGGGGCTCTGGGCGGCCACGCCTCGCCGGGCTGCGAGGTGGTGCTGTCCCGCTGA
- a CDS encoding glycosyltransferase family 25 protein, translating to MDVFFINLDRAADRRAFMEAQGKARGVRLQRLRATEPKDLAPGEYERFADAWERKLTPNEIALLRSHAALWRMALDRPGGLVVLEDDAVLSPRFAGVVQRLPQGYDLINLEDFGRAKFFARRPGEVQADFSITRVIRDKTGSAAYHVSPAGAAKLLTLMETTAAPSDAFLFAVARLNMAQVEPALARQAHILTERGFDPGITIATSICKERIGAPKERKRPIFRVRRVATQFRLAGLHLRRLFDVVLRPVAFDDDEFRAILPIRIDQA from the coding sequence GTGGACGTCTTCTTTATCAACCTGGATCGGGCCGCCGACCGTCGCGCCTTCATGGAGGCGCAAGGGAAGGCGCGGGGCGTTCGGCTTCAGCGGCTGCGCGCGACCGAACCCAAGGACTTGGCGCCGGGCGAATACGAGCGGTTCGCCGACGCCTGGGAGCGCAAGCTGACGCCCAACGAAATCGCCCTGCTGCGCTCGCATGCGGCGCTGTGGCGGATGGCGCTGGATCGTCCGGGAGGGCTGGTGGTGCTGGAGGACGACGCGGTGCTGTCGCCGCGGTTCGCCGGCGTCGTTCAGCGGCTTCCGCAAGGCTATGACCTGATCAATCTGGAAGATTTCGGCCGCGCCAAATTCTTCGCCCGCCGGCCGGGCGAGGTGCAAGCCGACTTCAGCATCACCCGCGTCATCCGCGACAAGACCGGCTCGGCCGCCTACCACGTTTCGCCCGCCGGAGCCGCCAAACTGCTCACGCTGATGGAGACCACCGCCGCGCCGTCCGACGCCTTTCTGTTCGCTGTCGCGCGGCTGAACATGGCGCAGGTAGAGCCGGCCCTGGCGCGTCAGGCCCACATCCTGACCGAGCGCGGCTTCGATCCCGGCATCACCATCGCCACCTCCATCTGCAAGGAGCGGATCGGCGCGCCAAAGGAGCGCAAGCGGCCGATCTTCAGAGTTCGCAGGGTGGCGACGCAGTTTCGTCTGGCGGGGCTGCATCTACGCCGCCTATTTGATGTGGTGCTGCGGCCAGTCGCCTTTGACGATGACGAGTTCCGCGCCATCCTGCCGATCCGGATCGATCAGGCCTGA
- a CDS encoding cobalamin biosynthesis protein CbiG: MARLFDAYVVADWTAAETKKTGENSLWIGVAKRDVRFRLYSETHNVATRAEGEKLLSSILADHRKRGDQVLVGFDFNLGYPAGTAARLKLDGEQAPWQAMWKFIAANVVDKADNTNNRYQVAAKMNRLMTDEAWPLWGAPAKQAQRWLTTTKPPQGAGDIPEFRATENAARKGKLQPKSVWQMHGAGAVGGQTLVGVPAVRRLLESLGPAGAVWPFGTGWRELTPADVEPLSVLAVEVWPSIFNAKPNPGEIKDQAQVRVAAETLAQMDDRGELAKAFAPPKDASPELVAQVEGEEGWILGV; this comes from the coding sequence ATGGCCCGCCTTTTCGACGCCTATGTCGTCGCCGACTGGACCGCCGCCGAGACCAAGAAGACCGGCGAGAACTCGCTGTGGATCGGCGTGGCCAAGCGCGACGTGCGCTTCCGTCTGTATTCGGAGACGCATAACGTCGCCACGCGCGCCGAGGGCGAAAAGCTGCTGTCTTCGATCCTGGCCGACCACAGGAAGCGCGGCGACCAGGTCCTGGTCGGATTCGACTTCAACCTGGGTTATCCGGCCGGTACGGCCGCGCGGCTGAAGCTGGACGGCGAACAGGCGCCCTGGCAGGCGATGTGGAAGTTCATCGCCGCCAATGTCGTCGACAAGGCGGACAACACCAACAACCGCTATCAGGTCGCGGCCAAGATGAACCGGCTGATGACCGACGAGGCCTGGCCGCTGTGGGGCGCGCCGGCCAAGCAGGCGCAGCGTTGGCTGACCACCACCAAGCCGCCGCAAGGCGCTGGCGACATTCCCGAGTTCCGCGCGACCGAGAACGCGGCGCGCAAGGGCAAGCTTCAGCCCAAGAGCGTGTGGCAGATGCACGGCGCGGGTGCGGTCGGCGGCCAGACCCTGGTGGGCGTGCCGGCCGTGCGTCGCCTGCTGGAGAGCCTTGGTCCCGCCGGCGCCGTGTGGCCGTTCGGGACAGGCTGGCGCGAGCTGACGCCCGCCGATGTCGAGCCGCTGTCGGTGCTGGCGGTCGAGGTCTGGCCGTCGATCTTCAACGCCAAGCCCAATCCGGGCGAGATCAAGGACCAGGCCCAGGTCCGCGTCGCCGCCGAAACCCTCGCCCAGATGGACGACCGGGGCGAGCTGGCCAAGGCCTTCGCCCCTCCGAAGGACGCCTCGCCCGAGCTGGTCGCCCAGGTCGAGGGCGAGGAAGGCTGGATTCTGGGCGTCTGA
- a CDS encoding glycosyltransferase family 4 protein yields MRTLVPDPQVIAPNFKRRLSGVTTTLFRVAPVQARSLRLAVLGPVVPGEIPQIRFRDLPRLARRPADRPFRIWHARRNVEMLAGVVLRDLLRFPMKLVFTSASQRKHTGWSRFLIGRMDAVVSVSEFTAAYLQRSSTVVMHGIDTGVFRPAFDGEARPADLPPSGRLVGCFGRIRRQKGTDVFIDAMIRVLPDRPDVKAVVLGRATGEHQGFLDALKARVAAAGLSDRILFPGEVGPLETPAYYRALSLYVAPQRWEGFGVTPLEAMASGAPVVATTVGAFPKLVIEGETGSLIPPGDVEAMAAAVARWLDDEAGRTAAGEAARRRVEAHFSLEAEAEGLNAVYRRLWDQA; encoded by the coding sequence ATGAGGACCCTTGTTCCCGATCCGCAGGTGATCGCGCCCAACTTCAAGCGGCGGCTGTCAGGCGTGACCACGACCCTGTTCCGCGTGGCGCCCGTGCAGGCCCGGTCGCTGCGGCTCGCCGTGCTGGGGCCGGTCGTGCCGGGCGAAATCCCGCAGATACGCTTTCGCGACCTCCCGCGCCTGGCGAGGCGTCCGGCGGACCGGCCGTTCCGCATCTGGCATGCGCGCCGCAACGTCGAGATGCTGGCGGGCGTGGTCCTGCGGGACCTGTTGCGATTTCCGATGAAGCTGGTCTTCACCAGCGCCTCGCAAAGGAAGCACACCGGCTGGAGCCGATTTCTGATCGGGCGGATGGATGCGGTGGTGTCGGTGTCGGAATTCACCGCCGCCTATCTGCAGAGATCGTCAACTGTGGTGATGCACGGCATCGACACAGGGGTGTTCCGGCCAGCCTTCGACGGCGAGGCGCGTCCGGCCGATCTGCCGCCCAGCGGTCGCCTGGTCGGCTGCTTCGGGCGCATCCGACGGCAGAAGGGCACGGACGTCTTCATCGACGCCATGATCCGGGTCCTGCCTGATCGTCCGGACGTCAAGGCCGTGGTGCTGGGTCGCGCGACGGGCGAGCACCAGGGATTTCTGGACGCCTTGAAGGCGCGTGTGGCGGCGGCGGGGCTTAGCGACCGCATCCTCTTCCCCGGCGAGGTGGGGCCGCTGGAGACGCCGGCCTACTACCGCGCACTATCTCTTTACGTCGCGCCCCAGCGTTGGGAGGGCTTCGGCGTGACGCCGCTGGAGGCGATGGCGTCCGGCGCGCCCGTGGTCGCCACCACCGTCGGCGCCTTCCCAAAGCTGGTGATCGAGGGCGAGACCGGTTCGCTGATCCCGCCGGGCGACGTGGAGGCCATGGCGGCGGCGGTGGCGCGGTGGCTCGACGACGAAGCGGGAAGGACGGCGGCGGGCGAGGCGGCGCGCAGGCGGGTGGAAGCTCACTTCTCGCTTGAGGCGGAGGCCGAGGGGCTCAACGCCGTCTATCGCCGCCTCTGGGATCAGGCCTGA
- a CDS encoding antitoxin, which produces MPIVSRTFRSGNSDAVRLPKEISFGPGVEVEIERRGDVVTMVLKRPTVREMMDKLNALPKPSSVGKRPPFIAPIRKGL; this is translated from the coding sequence ATGCCGATCGTGAGCCGAACATTCCGCAGCGGGAACAGCGACGCCGTACGCCTGCCCAAGGAAATCTCCTTCGGTCCCGGCGTCGAGGTCGAGATCGAACGTAGGGGCGACGTGGTGACCATGGTCCTTAAGCGGCCAACCGTAAGAGAGATGATGGACAAGCTGAATGCGCTTCCGAAACCCTCCAGCGTCGGTAAGCGGCCGCCATTCATCGCTCCGATCCGCAAGGGGCTATAG
- a CDS encoding PIN domain-containing protein, with the protein MLDTNVAIHLRDGDERIGELIRATSDTLAFSIVTVVELEAGLSRKEADLRSLRLEALLQTVEVRPFDRRDAAAYGRIVREAGFSRRKVLDRMIAAQAIVDEAVLVTMNGDDFRDIPGLTLLEW; encoded by the coding sequence ATGTTGGATACGAACGTCGCCATCCATCTCCGAGATGGCGACGAGAGGATCGGCGAGCTGATCAGGGCGACTTCTGACACGCTCGCCTTCTCGATCGTCACAGTGGTCGAACTTGAAGCCGGCTTGTCGCGCAAGGAGGCTGATCTCAGAAGTCTTCGCTTGGAGGCTCTGCTCCAGACCGTCGAGGTTCGCCCCTTTGACAGACGAGACGCTGCGGCATACGGCCGGATTGTGAGGGAGGCGGGCTTCTCCCGTCGCAAGGTGCTCGACAGAATGATTGCCGCTCAAGCGATCGTGGACGAGGCGGTGCTGGTTACCATGAACGGTGACGATTTCCGCGACATACCCGGTCTGACCCTGCTGGAGTGGTGA
- a CDS encoding TIGR02281 family clan AA aspartic protease, with translation MFDKAIQSSFVLGAALLASLGAAYGLNHLSSGGQAQAAVATTAPAMSPPASGQAAQVVRGADGHYWAEAEIDGRAVRVLVDTGATVVALTRQDAQRLGLKVTPDDFDRAVQTASGEAKAASVTLASVSVAGATVRKVEALVVEEGLAHSLLGMSYLGRLSRFEASPAGLTLRP, from the coding sequence ATGTTCGACAAGGCCATTCAGTCGTCATTCGTCCTCGGCGCGGCCCTGCTGGCGTCGCTGGGCGCCGCCTATGGCTTGAACCACCTGTCCTCGGGCGGCCAAGCGCAGGCCGCGGTGGCGACAACGGCGCCCGCCATGTCGCCGCCGGCCAGCGGACAGGCGGCCCAGGTGGTGCGCGGCGCCGACGGCCACTACTGGGCCGAGGCCGAGATCGACGGCCGCGCGGTGCGGGTGCTGGTCGACACCGGCGCCACGGTGGTGGCTCTGACGCGTCAGGACGCCCAGCGCTTGGGCCTGAAGGTCACGCCGGATGACTTCGATCGCGCGGTGCAGACGGCGTCGGGAGAAGCCAAGGCCGCTTCCGTCACGCTGGCGTCGGTGTCCGTCGCCGGCGCCACGGTGCGCAAGGTCGAGGCCCTGGTGGTGGAAGAGGGTCTGGCCCATTCGCTTCTGGGCATGAGCTATCTGGGACGGCTGTCGCGCTTCGAGGCCTCGCCGGCCGGCCTGACGCTGCGACCCTAG
- a CDS encoding GNAT family N-acetyltransferase has product MSAFKDNAAEQRFEQGFDAGGEEKPVWADYASQGERRVILHVEADPALRGSGAAGRFMQSLAEHARGEGLKLQPRCGYAVAWHKRHPDYNDVLG; this is encoded by the coding sequence ATGAGCGCGTTCAAAGACAATGCCGCCGAACAGCGGTTCGAGCAGGGGTTCGACGCCGGCGGCGAGGAGAAGCCCGTGTGGGCCGACTATGCGTCGCAAGGCGAGCGGCGCGTGATCCTGCATGTCGAGGCCGATCCGGCGCTGCGCGGATCAGGCGCTGCCGGGCGCTTCATGCAGAGCCTCGCCGAGCATGCGCGGGGGGAGGGGCTGAAGCTCCAGCCCCGCTGCGGATACGCGGTCGCCTGGCACAAGCGCCACCCGGACTACAACGACGTGCTCGGCTGA
- a CDS encoding DUF1289 domain-containing protein, whose amino-acid sequence MSSRSPGPPRSIASPCVQVCTVDGASGLCLGCYRTLQEIGGWRALGEEGRARVMAELPSRRARHSPDAG is encoded by the coding sequence GTGAGCAGCAGGTCGCCCGGTCCGCCCAGATCCATCGCCAGCCCCTGCGTACAGGTCTGCACCGTCGATGGCGCGTCCGGCCTGTGCCTTGGCTGCTATCGCACTCTGCAGGAGATCGGCGGCTGGCGGGCGCTCGGCGAGGAAGGCCGCGCCCGGGTAATGGCCGAACTGCCGTCGCGCCGGGCTCGCCATTCTCCCGACGCCGGCTGA
- the xth gene encoding exodeoxyribonuclease III codes for MRIATWNVNSVNARLPTILAWMEAAQPDVACFQEIKCVDEKFPREAFESLGYNVETHGQKSYNGVALLSKHPLSDIRRGLPGDEADEQARYIEAVVEGPRPVRVASIYLPNGNPIGTDKFPYKLRWFERLNAHARSLLAFEEPLALCGDYNVIPERHDVRNPEAWTGDALFQPESRRAFRALKAIGLADASVLGKQPPGSFTFWDYQAGAWPRDLGIRIDFALLSPQAADRFRAIETHRDARDMEKPSDHVPVVVDLDLEA; via the coding sequence ATGCGCATCGCCACCTGGAACGTCAACTCGGTCAACGCCCGCCTGCCCACCATCCTTGCGTGGATGGAGGCCGCCCAGCCCGACGTCGCCTGCTTTCAGGAGATCAAGTGCGTGGACGAGAAGTTCCCGCGCGAGGCCTTCGAGAGCCTGGGCTACAATGTCGAGACCCACGGCCAGAAGAGCTACAACGGCGTTGCGCTGCTGTCGAAGCACCCGCTGTCGGACATCCGGCGCGGCCTGCCTGGCGACGAGGCGGACGAGCAGGCCCGCTACATCGAGGCGGTGGTCGAGGGGCCCCGTCCCGTGCGCGTCGCCTCCATCTATCTGCCGAACGGCAATCCGATCGGCACCGACAAGTTCCCCTACAAGCTGCGGTGGTTCGAGCGGCTGAACGCCCATGCGCGCAGCCTGCTCGCCTTTGAGGAGCCGCTGGCGCTGTGCGGCGACTACAACGTCATCCCCGAGCGGCACGACGTGCGAAACCCGGAAGCCTGGACCGGCGACGCCCTGTTTCAGCCGGAAAGCCGTCGCGCGTTTCGCGCGCTCAAGGCCATCGGTCTGGCCGACGCCAGCGTGCTGGGCAAGCAGCCGCCGGGCTCCTTCACCTTCTGGGACTATCAGGCCGGCGCCTGGCCGCGCGATCTCGGCATCCGCATCGACTTCGCCCTGCTGTCGCCCCAGGCGGCCGACCGCTTCCGTGCGATCGAGACGCATCGCGACGCACGGGACATGGAAAAGCCCAGCGATCACGTGCCGGTCGTTGTCGATCTGGACCTGGAGGCCTGA
- a CDS encoding carbonic anhydrase yields MTDDIDELTAGYRRFRAETWPEARAEYGALASEGQKPHTLIVACSDSRADPALIFDAAPGELFVVRNVANLVPPYEPDGQLHGVSAALEFGVKVLKVRRIVVMGHASCGGVGAMLKGAPEDCPDFVAPWVAQGTPVVQHVAETVEPDQVVRAAEEAIVRLSIRNLRTFPWIAEREAAGQLTLNGLHFGIADGVLTRLTQAPRFEPLSTD; encoded by the coding sequence ATGACCGACGACATCGACGAACTGACAGCCGGCTATCGCCGCTTTCGCGCCGAGACTTGGCCGGAGGCGCGGGCTGAATACGGGGCCTTGGCTTCCGAGGGGCAGAAGCCGCACACCCTGATCGTCGCCTGCTCGGACAGCCGCGCCGATCCGGCGTTGATCTTTGACGCCGCGCCGGGCGAGCTGTTCGTGGTGCGCAACGTCGCCAATCTAGTGCCGCCCTATGAGCCGGACGGCCAGCTTCACGGCGTGTCGGCCGCCTTGGAGTTCGGCGTCAAGGTGCTGAAGGTCCGGCGCATCGTGGTCATGGGCCATGCCTCCTGCGGCGGCGTGGGCGCGATGCTGAAGGGTGCGCCCGAGGACTGCCCCGATTTCGTGGCGCCCTGGGTCGCCCAGGGCACGCCGGTGGTCCAGCACGTGGCGGAAACCGTCGAGCCCGATCAGGTCGTCCGCGCCGCCGAAGAAGCCATTGTTCGCCTGTCGATCCGGAACCTGCGCACCTTTCCCTGGATCGCCGAGCGGGAGGCGGCCGGCCAGCTGACGCTTAACGGATTGCATTTCGGCATCGCCGATGGCGTCCTGACCCGCCTGACCCAGGCGCCGCGTTTCGAGCCGCTGTCGACGGACTGA
- the uvrC gene encoding excinuclease ABC subunit UvrC — protein MTEETLSAPSGSDLKAAALIRDEANRAPDKPGVYRMYGEDGACLYVGKARSLKKRILQYAQGRFHTQRIGHMVSLTRSMELVVTASEREALLLESNFIKKLKPRFNVVLRDDKSFAELMIRRDHRAPQVRKHRGAHTVPGDYFGPFASTWAVNRTLNTLQKAFLLRSCSDSVFETRTRPCMLHQIKRCSAPCTGLISLEDYSALVTEAESFLRGKSRAVIGRLSQDMTAAAEDMDFEQAARIRDRIRALSAIAMENSVSAEGVAEADVFALHTDGGQACVQVFFYRAGQNWGGRAYFPRVDRADTDPEILAAFLGQFYEDKPIPRLILSSVRPHELELLEEAFSMKGDRKVEIARPLRGDKLSLVDHALTNAREALGRRLAESSAQGKILDEVCEAFGLEGRPERIEIYDNAHIQGTNAVGGMVVAGPEGFRKNQYRKFNIRGEDLAPGDDYGMMREVMRRRFSRLVKDEEAGEEVERPDLLLIDGGAGQLAEVLKVMAELGVHDISVVGVAKGPDRDAGLEKFFMPGKPPFMLPLKSPALYYLQRLRDEAHRFANGAHAKRRSMDIKKNPLDEIEGVGPGRKKALLHAFGSAKGVGRASVVDLVKVAGVNQALAERIHAFFHKA, from the coding sequence ATGACCGAGGAGACCCTGAGCGCGCCGTCCGGCAGCGACCTGAAGGCCGCCGCCCTGATCCGCGACGAGGCCAATCGCGCGCCGGACAAGCCGGGCGTCTATCGCATGTACGGCGAGGACGGCGCCTGCCTCTATGTCGGCAAGGCGCGCTCGCTGAAGAAGCGCATCCTGCAGTATGCGCAGGGCCGCTTTCACACCCAGCGCATCGGCCACATGGTGTCGCTGACACGCTCGATGGAGCTGGTTGTCACCGCCTCAGAGCGGGAAGCCCTGCTGCTCGAATCCAACTTCATCAAGAAGCTGAAGCCGCGCTTCAACGTGGTGCTACGCGACGACAAGTCGTTCGCGGAGCTGATGATCCGTCGCGACCACCGAGCGCCGCAGGTTCGCAAGCATCGCGGCGCGCACACCGTGCCCGGCGACTACTTCGGGCCCTTCGCCTCGACCTGGGCGGTGAACCGGACGCTGAACACCCTGCAGAAGGCGTTTCTGCTGCGCTCCTGCTCGGACAGCGTGTTCGAGACCCGCACCCGGCCCTGCATGCTGCACCAGATCAAGCGCTGTTCGGCGCCCTGCACCGGCCTGATTTCGCTGGAGGACTACAGCGCCCTGGTGACGGAGGCCGAGAGCTTCCTGCGCGGCAAGTCGCGCGCGGTGATCGGCCGCTTGTCACAGGACATGACCGCCGCCGCCGAGGACATGGATTTCGAACAGGCCGCGCGCATCCGCGACCGCATCCGCGCCTTGTCGGCCATCGCCATGGAGAACTCGGTCAGCGCCGAGGGCGTGGCCGAGGCCGATGTCTTCGCCCTGCACACCGATGGCGGCCAGGCCTGCGTGCAGGTGTTCTTCTATCGCGCGGGCCAGAACTGGGGCGGGCGCGCCTACTTCCCGCGCGTGGACCGGGCCGACACCGACCCGGAAATCCTCGCCGCCTTCCTGGGCCAGTTCTACGAAGACAAGCCGATCCCGCGCCTGATCCTGTCCAGCGTCCGTCCGCACGAGCTGGAGCTGCTGGAAGAGGCCTTTTCGATGAAGGGCGACCGCAAGGTCGAGATCGCGCGGCCCCTGCGCGGCGACAAGCTGTCGCTGGTGGATCACGCCCTGACCAACGCCCGCGAGGCGCTGGGTCGCCGGTTGGCCGAGAGCTCGGCCCAGGGCAAGATCCTGGACGAGGTGTGCGAGGCCTTCGGCCTGGAGGGCCGGCCCGAGCGGATCGAGATCTACGACAACGCCCATATCCAGGGGACCAACGCCGTAGGCGGGATGGTGGTCGCGGGGCCGGAGGGGTTCCGCAAGAACCAGTACCGCAAGTTCAACATCCGGGGCGAAGACCTCGCGCCCGGCGACGACTACGGCATGATGCGCGAAGTCATGCGCCGCCGCTTCTCGCGCCTGGTCAAGGACGAGGAGGCGGGCGAGGAGGTCGAACGGCCCGACCTGCTGCTGATCGACGGCGGCGCGGGCCAGCTGGCCGAGGTGCTCAAGGTCATGGCCGAATTGGGGGTTCACGACATCTCCGTGGTCGGCGTGGCCAAGGGACCGGACCGCGACGCGGGGCTGGAGAAGTTCTTCATGCCGGGCAAGCCGCCCTTCATGCTGCCGCTGAAGTCGCCGGCGCTCTACTACCTGCAGCGCCTGCGCGACGAGGCCCACCGCTTCGCCAACGGCGCCCACGCCAAGCGCCGTTCGATGGACATCAAGAAGAACCCGCTGGACGAGATCGAAGGCGTCGGCCCCGGCCGCAAGAAGGCCCTGCTGCACGCCTTCGGCTCGGCCAAGGGCGTCGGCCGCGCCTCCGTGGTCGATCTGGTCAAGGTGGCCGGCGTCAACCAGGCGCTGGCTGAGCGCATCCACGCCTTCTTCCACAAGGCCTGA
- a CDS encoding SDR family oxidoreductase gives MTEAGPGAALVTGGAKRIGRAICLELARAGHDIAIHCHASVEAAEALADDVRALGRRAAVVRADLSDEAAVRALIPEAVAKAGPLSVLVNNASVFEDDRVGALSRALWDRHMETNVRAPIVLAEAFAEQAQDGASVVNLLDQRVLKPDPRFFSYSLSRNALWWATRTLAQALAPRVRVNGVGPGPTLASVHQTSAEFEAEAAAIPLARPGSPEAVAQAVLWLTQAEMVTGQMIAVDGGQHLAWRTPDILE, from the coding sequence TTGACTGAGGCCGGGCCGGGCGCGGCGCTGGTCACTGGCGGCGCCAAGCGAATCGGCCGGGCCATCTGCCTTGAGCTGGCGCGCGCCGGCCATGACATCGCGATCCATTGCCACGCGTCGGTCGAGGCGGCGGAAGCGCTGGCGGACGACGTCAGAGCTCTCGGTCGGCGCGCGGCGGTGGTGCGCGCGGACCTGTCGGATGAAGCGGCTGTTCGCGCCCTGATCCCGGAAGCGGTCGCCAAGGCGGGTCCGCTGAGCGTGCTGGTCAACAACGCTTCCGTGTTCGAGGACGACCGCGTCGGCGCCCTGAGCCGCGCGCTGTGGGATCGGCACATGGAGACCAATGTTCGCGCGCCGATCGTGCTGGCCGAAGCGTTCGCGGAACAGGCGCAGGACGGGGCGTCCGTGGTCAACCTGCTGGACCAGCGGGTGCTGAAGCCCGATCCGCGCTTCTTTTCCTACAGCCTGTCGCGGAACGCCCTGTGGTGGGCGACGCGCACCCTGGCGCAGGCGCTGGCGCCGCGCGTGCGGGTGAACGGCGTAGGGCCGGGGCCGACGCTGGCTTCCGTCCACCAGACGTCCGCCGAGTTCGAAGCCGAAGCCGCAGCCATCCCCCTGGCGCGCCCCGGCAGCCCGGAAGCCGTAGCTCAGGCCGTGCTGTGGCTGACGCAGGCCGAGATGGTGACGGGCCAGATGATCGCCGTCGATGGCGGTCAGCACCTGGCCTGGCGCACGCCCGACATCCTGGAGTAG
- the pgsA gene encoding CDP-diacylglycerol--glycerol-3-phosphate 3-phosphatidyltransferase: protein MTPTRPNPIPNILTAIRLAAGVVMFTMLAGAAPGALDAILSPQAQQDFGVWAFWIFVIAASTDWVDGFLARRWNAVSRWGAILDPIADKVLITGAILGVLASGSLPGIALPCGLILFREFAVSALRETTAGRVQLPVTLLAKWKTTLQMVALAALQLTLLWPAFGLQQADGSPLSWQPAFESFAVFLIWFAAVITVWTGWQYFREARRQMGGV from the coding sequence GTGACCCCGACCCGCCCCAATCCGATCCCCAACATCCTGACCGCGATCCGGCTGGCGGCCGGGGTGGTGATGTTCACCATGCTGGCGGGGGCGGCGCCTGGCGCGCTGGATGCGATCCTGTCGCCGCAGGCGCAGCAGGACTTCGGCGTCTGGGCCTTTTGGATTTTCGTGATCGCGGCCTCGACAGACTGGGTCGACGGCTTTCTGGCGCGCCGCTGGAACGCGGTCAGCCGCTGGGGCGCGATCCTGGACCCCATCGCGGACAAGGTGCTGATCACCGGCGCCATCCTGGGCGTTCTGGCCTCGGGATCCCTGCCCGGCATCGCCCTGCCCTGCGGTCTGATCCTGTTCCGGGAGTTTGCGGTGTCGGCCCTGCGCGAGACCACGGCCGGCCGTGTTCAGTTGCCAGTCACCCTGTTGGCCAAGTGGAAGACCACGCTGCAGATGGTGGCCCTGGCCGCGCTTCAGCTGACGCTGCTGTGGCCGGCGTTCGGCTTGCAGCAGGCGGACGGATCGCCGCTGTCATGGCAGCCGGCGTTCGAGTCGTTCGCCGTCTTCCTGATCTGGTTCGCCGCCGTGATCACCGTCTGGACCGGCTGGCAGTACTTCCGCGAGGCGCGCCGCCAGATGGGCGGCGTCTAG
- a CDS encoding DMT family transporter gives MNPAILPILVVILAGGATALQAPTNARLATAVGSPVNAAFVSFAVGTIALAVAAAVLHARPDVTATRALPAYAWFGGLYGACFVVAAAWGVPRLGAAMTITLMVAGQLALSLLLDHFGALGVPRQPLNFGRIAGVALVFAGVLLVRRS, from the coding sequence ATGAACCCCGCGATTCTGCCGATCCTCGTCGTTATTCTGGCCGGAGGCGCGACCGCGCTCCAGGCGCCGACCAATGCGCGGCTGGCGACGGCGGTCGGATCGCCGGTGAATGCGGCCTTTGTGTCTTTCGCCGTAGGCACGATCGCACTGGCGGTCGCCGCCGCCGTCCTGCACGCGCGGCCGGACGTGACGGCGACCAGGGCCCTGCCCGCCTATGCGTGGTTCGGCGGACTCTACGGCGCTTGCTTCGTGGTCGCAGCGGCCTGGGGCGTGCCCCGGCTGGGCGCCGCCATGACCATCACCCTGATGGTGGCGGGCCAGCTGGCGCTCAGCCTGCTTCTGGATCACTTCGGCGCCTTGGGCGTGCCGCGCCAGCCGCTGAACTTCGGCCGCATCGCCGGGGTCGCCCTTGTGTTCGCCGGCGTCCTTCTGGTCCGGCGCTCCTGA